The following is a genomic window from Candidatus Polarisedimenticolaceae bacterium.
ACACGAAGACGACCGGCGTCTCCGGGAACTTGAACTCGATCGGTTCAGATACGCTGAACAACGTGATGACGCTGTGGACCGAGGCGTTCCAGAAGCAGTACCCGAACGTCAAGATCCAGGTCGAGGGGAAAGGCTCGACGACGGCCCCTCCGGCCCTCATCGCAGGGACCGCTCAGCTCGGTCCGATGAGCCGGCTCATGAAGCCCGAGGAGTCGGACGCCTTCGAGAAGCAGTACGGCTACAAGCCGACGCCGGTCCGCGTCGCTGTGGACGGCATCGGGGTGTTCGTGAACAAGGACAACCCGCTCCAGCAGCTCACGATGGCTCAGGTCGACGCGATCTTCTCGAAGACCCGGAAGAGCGGCGCTCCGGAAGACATCACCACCTGGGGTCAGGTCGGCCTCTCGGGAGAATGGGGCACGAAGCCGATCAGCCTTTACGGCCGCAACTCCGCGTCGGGCACTTACGGTTACTTCAAGGAGCACGCGCTCGTGAAGGGCGACTACAAGGACACCGTGAAGGAGCAGCCGGGATCGGCGGCGGTCGTGCAGGGGATCACCGCCGACAAGTTCGCCATCGGGTATAGCGGCGTCGGCTACAAGACCTCCGACGTCAAGACGGTCAAGCTCGCAGCGAAAGAAGGGGGCGAGTACATCGCGGACGACGCCGAGAACGTCTACTCGGGCAGGTATCCGCTTTCACGCTTCCTCTACATCTACGTGAACAAGGCGCCGGGCAAGCCCCTGTCGCCGCTCGTCCGGGAGTTCCTCGCGTTCGTGCTCTCGAAGGAGGGACAGGAGATCGTCATCAAGGACGGTTACCTCCCCCTCCTCGGCCAGCACGTCGGCGAGGAGCTTCCCAAGCTGAAGTAGGACTCGTTCGATGGGCACGCCCGCGCTGGTCCCGCCCCTGCAAGGGCCCGAGACCGCGCGGGCGGCCGTTCCTCCCCGCCGCCGCACCTCCCGCCGCCGCCTCGTCCTCGATCGAGCCGCCCGATTCGTCGTCACCGCCGGCGGAGTGGTCATCATCGCGAGCATCCTCGGCATCCTCCTCTTCATCGTCCACGAGGTGGTTCCTCTGGCGCGTCCTGCCCGCGTCGCGACGGGGAGCGTGCAGGCCCTCTCCGACGGAGAGCCCCGCGCCGTTCTCACCGACGAGTACCGCGAGCTGATCGCGGTCGCCGACGCCGGCGGACGCGTGCGCGTCATTCGACTCGCGGACGGGGCGACGGTGGCGGAGACCGCACTCCTTCCCGGAGCGATCGACGTCCCCCCCGGAGGGCGCGCATTCGTCGCGACGGGCGCCAGCCGCGTCGTCGTACAGCGAGTCGGCTTCGAGGCGACCTTCACCGAAGGCAAGCGCTCGGTCGGCGCGACGTTCCCGCCGCCGGTCGCCATCGACCTCTCCGACACGGGCAAGCACATCGTGCGCGC
Proteins encoded in this region:
- a CDS encoding phosphate ABC transporter substrate-binding protein PstS family protein, producing MKKLVVLAATLLALSGAWAQAVKVDSSIKGYTKTTGVSGNLNSIGSDTLNNVMTLWTEAFQKQYPNVKIQVEGKGSTTAPPALIAGTAQLGPMSRLMKPEESDAFEKQYGYKPTPVRVAVDGIGVFVNKDNPLQQLTMAQVDAIFSKTRKSGAPEDITTWGQVGLSGEWGTKPISLYGRNSASGTYGYFKEHALVKGDYKDTVKEQPGSAAVVQGITADKFAIGYSGVGYKTSDVKTVKLAAKEGGEYIADDAENVYSGRYPLSRFLYIYVNKAPGKPLSPLVREFLAFVLSKEGQEIVIKDGYLPLLGQHVGEELPKLK